From one Cucurbita pepo subsp. pepo cultivar mu-cu-16 chromosome LG17, ASM280686v2, whole genome shotgun sequence genomic stretch:
- the LOC111778694 gene encoding transcription termination factor MTERF6, chloroplastic/mitochondrial-like translates to MRSVDEHLVPAFDLLKGYLGSNERTIASIKRFPSIIADIRQTHLSGSVRMLLDAGVREEHVMYFLFYQPRMFTMALDRFREILEYVKKMGFDPSKSSFVQAVRAIRGMSKSTWVRKLGIYKRWGLSEEQILAAFRSHPWCMTLSEEKIMLAMDFFVNKLGWETAAVMRSPLLISLSLKKRIIPRASVLLFLFQKGLTKKKTMLVKPYMYTETQFLQKYVRPHLKEAPQLSKLYRVNVDGGIIDYEI, encoded by the coding sequence ATGAGAAGCGTTGATGAACATCTGGTTCCTGCTTTTGATCTTTTGAAAGGTTATCTTGGATCTAATGAGCGAACTATCGCATCAATCAAACGCTTTCCGAGTATCATTGCGGATATTCGCCAAACACATTTGAGCGGATCTGTTAGAATGTTGCTCGACGCCGGCGTGCGTGAGGAGCATGttatgtattttcttttttaccagCCGAGAATGTTCACTATGGCTCTAGACAGGTTTAGGGAGATTTTGGaatatgtgaagaaaatggggTTTGATCCATCGAAATCTAGCTTTGTTCAAGCTGTTCGTGCTATACGAGGAATGAGCAAATCGACATGGGTACGGAAGCTTGGTATTTACAAGAGGTGGGGTTTATCTGAAGAACAGATTCTTGCTGCATTTAGGAGCCATCCATGGTGTATGACATTATCAGAGGAAAAAATTATGTTGGCAATGGATTTCTTTGTCAACAAATTAGGTTGGGAAACTGCAGCGGTTATGAGAAGTCCTTTGCTGATTTCACTTAGcttaaaaaagagaataattcCAAGAGCTTCAGTACTGCTGTTTCTGTTTCAGAAAGGTTTGACTAAGAAAAAAACCATGTTGGTAAAACCATATATGTACACTGAAACTCAGTTCTTGCAGAAGTATGTTCGTCCTCATCTGAAAGAGGCTCCTCAGCTATCGAAGCTTTATCGTGTAAATGTGGATGGTGGGATAAtcgattatgaaatttga